In the genome of Siniperca chuatsi isolate FFG_IHB_CAS linkage group LG17, ASM2008510v1, whole genome shotgun sequence, one region contains:
- the iffo1a gene encoding non-homologous end joining factor IFFO1 isoform X2 has product MPDFEHFRFSYSSMNPVLGESGFLVPQQHHHQMTGQTDSAIPEPGYFLGDHGGFGPDGLSGLDLGALPPSGLAYLHLSSPLHRVPPAATALRNDLGSNISVLKTLNLRFRCFLAKVHELERRNKVLEKQLQQALEDSCGGDGHKKPLTKEIGVQTGFIGPIPARPGLIPLHNANNSAYLPGGLLSPTLNPPPLFDNKYLLGNNLNPITVSTDSNSNLTTSGFCSPARSPIDPSKTFTNINERDSSHIGTNTNNIPPPPPRFLPGTIWSFNHTRRFGTGRESCVTGPGVSWTHPDGVGVQIDTITPEIRALYNVLAKVKRERDEYKRRWEEEYTARMDLQEKVAELEEDLQESEVCQDELALRVKQLKAELVLFKGLVSNNLSDLDSKIQEKAMTVDMDICRRIDITARLCDVAQQRNCEDMIQMFQVATPPSTLSGRARKQSGQSAKGGDGDELSMSEGEGGGAKDEESCSTSASQINEQMQRMLNQLRECEFEDDCDSLAWEETEETLLLWEDFPGYPLGVETQGELQQQEESIEEVIKDTESLFKSREKEYQETIEQIELELATAKSDMNRHLHEYMEMCSMKRGLDVQMETCRRLITQSGDRKSTSPITLTVDESDSEERKAPALSADCEPNDSYCAAIPPLTWRKP; this is encoded by the exons ATGCCGGATTTCGAGCACTTCAGATTTTCCTATTCGAGCATGAATCCGGTCCTGGGGGAGAGCGGCTTTCTGGTCCcgcagcagcaccaccaccagATGACGGGCCAGACCGACTCCGCCATCCCGGAGCCTGGCTACTTCTTGGGGGACCACGGCGGGTTCGGGCCTGATGGGTTGTCCGGGCTGGACCTGGGCGCCCTGCCGCCGTCGGGCCTCGCCTACCTGCACCTGAGCAGCCCCCTGCACCGCGTGCCCCCGGCGGCCACGGCGCTGCGCAACGACCTGGGATCCAACATCAGCGTACTGAAGACTCTGAACCTGCGCTTCCGCTGTTTTTTGGCCAAAGTGCACGAGCTGGAGCGCAGGAACAAAGTGTTGGAGAAGCAGTTGCAGCAGGCTCTTGAGGATAGCTGCGGAGGGGATGGACACAAGAAGCCGCTGACCAAAGAGATAGGGGTCCAGACTGGATTTATTGGGCCAATTCCAGCCAGACCGGGCCTCATCCCGCTCCACAACGCCAACAACTCGGCCTACCTGCCCGGCGGCCTCCTCTCTCCAACCCTGAACCCTCCTCCGCTTTTTGACAACAAATACCTGCTGGGAAACAACCTCAACCCGATCACAGTCTCCACGGATTCAAACTCCAACCTCACCACGTCCGGTTTCTGCAGCCCGGCCCGGAGTCCCATCGACCCGTCCAAAACCTTCACAAACATCAATGAGAGAGACTCCTCTCACATCGGGACGAACACCAACAacatcccccctcctcccccgcGCTTCCTCCCCGGGACGATCTGGTCCTTCAACCACACCCGCAGGTTTGGTACCGGGAGGGAGTCGTGCGTCACCGGGCCCGGGGTCTCCTGGACGCACCCGGACGGTGTCGGGGTCCAGATCGACACCATCACACCTGAGATCAGGGCCCTGTACAACGTGCTGGCCaaagtgaagagagaaagagacgagTACAAGAGAAG atgGGAGGAAGAGTACACAGCCAGAATGGACCTGCAGGAGAAGGTGGCCGAACTGGAGGAG GACCTGCAGGAGAGCGAGGTGTGTCAGGATGAGCTGGCTCTGAGGGTGAAGCAGCTAAAGGCCGAACTTGTTCTCTTTAAAGGACTCGTCAGCAAC AACCTGTCAGATCTGGACAGTAAGATCCAGGAGAAGGCCATGACGGTGGACATGGATATCTGCCGCCGTATTGACATCACCGCCCGCCTCTGTGATGTCGCCCAGCAGAGGAACTGTGAAGACATGATTCAAATGTTCCAG GTGGCCACGCCCCCCTCCACTCTAAGTGGCCGGGCCAGAAAACAGAGCGGGCAGTCGGCCAAGGGCGGGGACGGAGACGAACTGAGCATGTCTGAGGGCGAGGGAGGCGGGGCTAAAGATGAGGAGTCATGCAGCACTTCAGCCAGTCAGATCAATGAGCAGATGCAGAGGATGCTGAATCAGCT gaggGAGTGTGAGTTTGAGGATGACTGTGACAGTCTGGCCTGGGAGGAAACAGAGGAAACTCTTCTGCTCTGGGAAGATTTTCCTGGATACCCCCTGGGAGTGGAAACACAGGGAGag ctgcagcagcaggaggagtcCATTGAGGAGGTGATTAAAGACACAGAGTCTCTGTTCAAATCCAGAGAGAAGGAATACCAGGAAACCATCGAACAGATAGAG CTGGAACTGGCCACAGCCAAGAGCGACATGAACCGTCACCTGCACGAGTACATGGAGATGTGTTCGATGAAAAGAGGGCTGGACGTCCAGATGGAGACCTGCAGGAGACTCATCACACAGAGCGgagacag GAAGTCCACCTCACCCATCACACTGACGGTAGACGAGTCAGACAGCGAGGAGAGGAAAGCGCCAGCTCTCTCTGCTGACTGTGAGCCCAACGATTCTTACTGCGCTGCCATCCCTCCTCTGACCTGGAGGAAACCCTAA
- the iffo1a gene encoding non-homologous end joining factor IFFO1 isoform X1: MPDFEHFRFSYSSMNPVLGESGFLVPQQHHHQMTGQTDSAIPEPGYFLGDHGGFGPDGLSGLDLGALPPSGLAYLHLSSPLHRVPPAATALRNDLGSNISVLKTLNLRFRCFLAKVHELERRNKVLEKQLQQALEDSCGGDGHKKPLTKEIGVQTGFIGPIPARPGLIPLHNANNSAYLPGGLLSPTLNPPPLFDNKYLLGNNLNPITVSTDSNSNLTTSGFCSPARSPIDPSKTFTNINERDSSHIGTNTNNIPPPPPRFLPGTIWSFNHTRRFGTGRESCVTGPGVSWTHPDGVGVQIDTITPEIRALYNVLAKVKRERDEYKRRWEEEYTARMDLQEKVAELEEDLQESEVCQDELALRVKQLKAELVLFKGLVSNNLSDLDSKIQEKAMTVDMDICRRIDITARLCDVAQQRNCEDMIQMFQQVATPPSTLSGRARKQSGQSAKGGDGDELSMSEGEGGGAKDEESCSTSASQINEQMQRMLNQLRECEFEDDCDSLAWEETEETLLLWEDFPGYPLGVETQGELQQQEESIEEVIKDTESLFKSREKEYQETIEQIELELATAKSDMNRHLHEYMEMCSMKRGLDVQMETCRRLITQSGDRKSTSPITLTVDESDSEERKAPALSADCEPNDSYCAAIPPLTWRKP, encoded by the exons ATGCCGGATTTCGAGCACTTCAGATTTTCCTATTCGAGCATGAATCCGGTCCTGGGGGAGAGCGGCTTTCTGGTCCcgcagcagcaccaccaccagATGACGGGCCAGACCGACTCCGCCATCCCGGAGCCTGGCTACTTCTTGGGGGACCACGGCGGGTTCGGGCCTGATGGGTTGTCCGGGCTGGACCTGGGCGCCCTGCCGCCGTCGGGCCTCGCCTACCTGCACCTGAGCAGCCCCCTGCACCGCGTGCCCCCGGCGGCCACGGCGCTGCGCAACGACCTGGGATCCAACATCAGCGTACTGAAGACTCTGAACCTGCGCTTCCGCTGTTTTTTGGCCAAAGTGCACGAGCTGGAGCGCAGGAACAAAGTGTTGGAGAAGCAGTTGCAGCAGGCTCTTGAGGATAGCTGCGGAGGGGATGGACACAAGAAGCCGCTGACCAAAGAGATAGGGGTCCAGACTGGATTTATTGGGCCAATTCCAGCCAGACCGGGCCTCATCCCGCTCCACAACGCCAACAACTCGGCCTACCTGCCCGGCGGCCTCCTCTCTCCAACCCTGAACCCTCCTCCGCTTTTTGACAACAAATACCTGCTGGGAAACAACCTCAACCCGATCACAGTCTCCACGGATTCAAACTCCAACCTCACCACGTCCGGTTTCTGCAGCCCGGCCCGGAGTCCCATCGACCCGTCCAAAACCTTCACAAACATCAATGAGAGAGACTCCTCTCACATCGGGACGAACACCAACAacatcccccctcctcccccgcGCTTCCTCCCCGGGACGATCTGGTCCTTCAACCACACCCGCAGGTTTGGTACCGGGAGGGAGTCGTGCGTCACCGGGCCCGGGGTCTCCTGGACGCACCCGGACGGTGTCGGGGTCCAGATCGACACCATCACACCTGAGATCAGGGCCCTGTACAACGTGCTGGCCaaagtgaagagagaaagagacgagTACAAGAGAAG atgGGAGGAAGAGTACACAGCCAGAATGGACCTGCAGGAGAAGGTGGCCGAACTGGAGGAG GACCTGCAGGAGAGCGAGGTGTGTCAGGATGAGCTGGCTCTGAGGGTGAAGCAGCTAAAGGCCGAACTTGTTCTCTTTAAAGGACTCGTCAGCAAC AACCTGTCAGATCTGGACAGTAAGATCCAGGAGAAGGCCATGACGGTGGACATGGATATCTGCCGCCGTATTGACATCACCGCCCGCCTCTGTGATGTCGCCCAGCAGAGGAACTGTGAAGACATGATTCAAATGTTCCAG CAGGTGGCCACGCCCCCCTCCACTCTAAGTGGCCGGGCCAGAAAACAGAGCGGGCAGTCGGCCAAGGGCGGGGACGGAGACGAACTGAGCATGTCTGAGGGCGAGGGAGGCGGGGCTAAAGATGAGGAGTCATGCAGCACTTCAGCCAGTCAGATCAATGAGCAGATGCAGAGGATGCTGAATCAGCT gaggGAGTGTGAGTTTGAGGATGACTGTGACAGTCTGGCCTGGGAGGAAACAGAGGAAACTCTTCTGCTCTGGGAAGATTTTCCTGGATACCCCCTGGGAGTGGAAACACAGGGAGag ctgcagcagcaggaggagtcCATTGAGGAGGTGATTAAAGACACAGAGTCTCTGTTCAAATCCAGAGAGAAGGAATACCAGGAAACCATCGAACAGATAGAG CTGGAACTGGCCACAGCCAAGAGCGACATGAACCGTCACCTGCACGAGTACATGGAGATGTGTTCGATGAAAAGAGGGCTGGACGTCCAGATGGAGACCTGCAGGAGACTCATCACACAGAGCGgagacag GAAGTCCACCTCACCCATCACACTGACGGTAGACGAGTCAGACAGCGAGGAGAGGAAAGCGCCAGCTCTCTCTGCTGACTGTGAGCCCAACGATTCTTACTGCGCTGCCATCCCTCCTCTGACCTGGAGGAAACCCTAA